The following are encoded together in the Desulfomicrobium apsheronum genome:
- a CDS encoding TVP38/TMEM64 family protein, with protein MIKSISSAFTSFVATGMKRPLLGIASGIVFVGLILAVLVYFDLHEQLVALLEWIDAQGVMAGVYFILLMAAVVVLLLPGFFVTTGAGFVFGVSKGTVLVVAGTAIGASLAFLIARHLFGERASRFIVGHGRLQVVSEEMARHDLKVVMLTRLIPFFPGKISNYLFGLTGFTFKGFVLGSLIGFIPFSLHNVYLGSITADLASLLRGEMERSPLQWAIYGLGFVMTIVALLYFNKLARRALAAYSRKSEVVQGGKPGPEAGKRAGPTKDSS; from the coding sequence ATGATCAAATCCATATCCAGTGCTTTCACTTCATTCGTCGCGACAGGCATGAAAAGACCTTTGCTTGGCATTGCCTCGGGCATTGTGTTTGTCGGCCTGATTCTCGCCGTGCTCGTCTATTTCGATCTTCACGAGCAACTGGTCGCATTGCTGGAGTGGATAGACGCGCAGGGTGTGATGGCCGGAGTCTACTTCATCCTGCTCATGGCGGCGGTAGTGGTCCTGCTTTTGCCGGGCTTTTTCGTCACCACGGGTGCCGGTTTCGTGTTCGGCGTCAGCAAGGGGACCGTGCTGGTCGTGGCGGGTACGGCCATTGGCGCGTCGCTGGCCTTCCTGATCGCCCGCCACCTGTTTGGCGAGCGCGCCTCGCGGTTCATCGTCGGTCACGGCAGGTTGCAGGTCGTCAGCGAAGAAATGGCGCGTCACGACTTGAAAGTCGTGATGCTCACCCGGCTGATCCCGTTCTTTCCGGGCAAGATTTCCAATTATCTCTTCGGACTGACTGGGTTCACGTTCAAGGGCTTCGTGCTCGGCTCGCTGATCGGGTTCATTCCGTTTTCGTTGCACAACGTCTACTTGGGCTCGATCACCGCCGATCTGGCAAGCCTACTGCGGGGTGAAATGGAGCGTTCGCCGTTGCAGTGGGCGATCTATGGCCTGGGGTTCGTCATGACGATCGTTGCGTTGCTTTATTTCAACAAACTGGCGCGGCGGGCTCTGGCGGCGTATTCGCGGAAAAGCGAAGTCGTGCAGGGCGGCAAGCCCGGGCCTGAAGCAGGGAAAAGGGCAGGACCCACCAAGGACAGCTCATGA